In the genome of Chloroflexota bacterium, one region contains:
- the panB gene encoding 3-methyl-2-oxobutanoate hydroxymethyltransferase — protein sequence MRITVDQIKQMKKSGEKIAMLTAYDYPTAKLADAAGVQMILVGDSLGMVVLGYESTLPVTMDEMLHHVKAVVRGSSKAMVVGDMPFMSYQASLSEAMHNAGRFLKEANCQAVKLEGGERTAETIRHIVQAGIPVVGHIGLTPQSVNQLSGYKLQGKTPKAAVQLIKDAHALEEAGAFAIVLESIPAPLAKVITERIGIPTIGIGAGVECDGQVQVFHDIMGLYPDLSPKHAKRYASLAGVMQSAIAAYVDEVKRGTFPTAKESYGLDNTAVRELTEIAAR from the coding sequence ATGCGCATCACCGTTGACCAGATCAAACAGATGAAGAAGAGCGGCGAGAAGATCGCCATGCTCACCGCCTACGACTATCCGACGGCCAAGCTCGCCGACGCTGCGGGCGTGCAGATGATCCTCGTCGGCGATAGCCTGGGCATGGTAGTCCTGGGGTACGAGTCAACGCTGCCAGTGACGATGGACGAGATGCTGCACCATGTCAAAGCAGTGGTCCGCGGCAGCAGCAAAGCGATGGTCGTCGGCGATATGCCCTTCATGTCGTACCAGGCCAGCCTGAGCGAAGCGATGCACAATGCAGGCCGCTTCCTCAAGGAGGCGAACTGCCAGGCGGTGAAGCTGGAGGGCGGCGAGCGGACGGCGGAGACGATCCGCCACATCGTGCAGGCGGGGATCCCCGTGGTGGGGCACATCGGCCTCACGCCGCAATCCGTCAACCAGCTGAGCGGCTACAAGCTCCAGGGCAAGACGCCCAAGGCCGCCGTCCAGCTCATCAAGGACGCCCACGCCCTAGAGGAGGCAGGCGCCTTCGCCATCGTGCTCGAGTCCATCCCTGCGCCCTTGGCGAAAGTCATCACCGAGCGCATCGGCATTCCCACCATCGGCATCGGCGCGGGCGTGGAGTGCGACGGCCAGGTGCAGGTCTTCCACGACATCATGGGCCTCTACCCCGATCTTTCGCCCAAGCACGCCAAGCGATACGCCTCCCTGGCGGGAGTGATGCAGAGCGCCATCGCCGCGTATGTGGATGAAGTGAAGCGGGGCACGTTCCCCACCGCCAAAGAGAGCTACGGCCTGGACAACACCGCGGTGCGCGAACTGACCGAGATCGCGGCGCGCTAA
- a CDS encoding pantoate--beta-alanine ligase: MHVVHTVGECRRIRAMLKGGLGFVPTMGYLHEGHMTLVRHARAANDHVAVSIFVNPAQFGPNEDFAAYPRDLNRDLAMLEQEGVSFVFNPSPEVVYPKGFETYMVPGEVAEPLEGARRPGHFRGVDTVVAKLFNIVQPHRAYFGEKDAQQVRVIKRMVKDLDIPVEIVIVPTVREPDGLAMSSRNIYLNERERKAALCLIKGMRLAHSHWQEGKRNAETLRKLVEETIEAEPLAALDYVSLADSESLNELHGTVSGAALLSLAVRIGKTRLIDNMTLE, encoded by the coding sequence ATGCACGTTGTTCACACCGTCGGCGAATGCCGGCGCATCCGCGCCATGCTCAAAGGCGGCCTGGGCTTTGTGCCCACCATGGGCTACCTCCACGAAGGGCACATGACCCTGGTGCGCCATGCCAGGGCTGCAAACGACCACGTGGCCGTCAGCATATTCGTCAACCCGGCGCAGTTCGGGCCGAACGAAGACTTCGCGGCCTACCCGCGCGACCTCAACCGCGACCTGGCAATGCTGGAGCAAGAGGGCGTGAGCTTCGTCTTCAACCCCTCGCCGGAGGTCGTCTATCCCAAGGGCTTCGAGACCTACATGGTCCCCGGCGAGGTGGCCGAGCCGCTAGAGGGGGCGCGACGGCCGGGCCACTTTCGCGGCGTGGACACCGTTGTGGCCAAGCTCTTCAACATCGTCCAGCCGCACCGCGCTTACTTTGGGGAGAAGGATGCCCAGCAGGTGCGGGTCATCAAGCGGATGGTGAAAGACCTGGACATCCCCGTGGAAATCGTCATCGTCCCCACCGTCCGAGAGCCGGACGGACTGGCGATGAGCAGCCGCAACATCTATCTGAACGAGCGCGAGCGCAAGGCCGCCCTCTGCCTCATCAAGGGGATGCGCCTCGCGCATTCCCACTGGCAGGAGGGGAAGCGCAACGCGGAGACCCTGCGCAAGCTGGTGGAAGAGACGATAGAGGCAGAGCCCCTTGCCGCGCTGGACTACGTCTCCCTGGCCGATTCCGAATCGCTCAACGAGCTGCACGGCACCG